A stretch of DNA from Fusobacterium perfoetens:
TATAAAAGTCAGTCCAAATCCATATTTTTCAACAAAATCTGCTTCAAGTCCACTGTCACAGCAAAGTTTCTTATAACCTTTGAAAGAGCAGTTGTTAATGAAAAATCCATTTATTATAAGAAGAATAAAGATACTGCTGCATATAATTTTTAAAGCTGGATCAAATTCTGTAGACAATAGTCTTCGTGAAGCAACTTCAAACCCATATGTTTTAAGGATACTGTTAAAAACAGCTCCTAAGATACCTGCAGTAAATCCAAGGTTATAAAGGTTATATCCTTCATGGAAAGTTTTCATTTTTGCTGCAAGAGGGGTTATGATAAATCCTATAATTATCCCAAGAGAAACAGCATTTAAATAAGAAAACTCAAATGTATTTGTTCTGAAAGCTATCTCACTGATAAAAGGTGCAAGGGCACTGGCAAAGGATACAGGAACAAAAACATCTCTGAACATTATTCCTTCATATTTACTGTAAAGAATTCCACCTATATATATAGGGAGAATATTTAAAATATTTTTTCCAAAAAAAGAAAATCCAAATGTAGTAAACATTGATGCAAGAATAAGACCATTTATTTTTATATTTAAAATTCTTATAAGGAAAAGATTAAAGAAAAAAATAAGTGTTGAGTTTAAAAAACCAGCCCCTATTCCTCCTATAACAAGAAAATCTGTAATAAGAGCTGCAGGGGAACT
This window harbors:
- a CDS encoding DUF1576 domain-containing protein produces the protein MDNFKGEREVRIYELAVTLFAITVFAFSCYVFRLKENVFEGLIKIISSPAALITDFLVIGGIGAGFLNSTLIFFFNLFLIRILNIKINGLILASMFTTFGFSFFGKNILNILPIYIGGILYSKYEGIMFRDVFVPVSFASALAPFISEIAFRTNTFEFSYLNAVSLGIIIGFIITPLAAKMKTFHEGYNLYNLGFTAGILGAVFNSILKTYGFEVASRRLLSTEFDPALKIICSSIFILLIINGFFINNCSFKGYKKLCCDSGLEADFVEKYGFGLTFINMGVMGFIAIAFPLLLGQTLNGPMLAGVFTVVGFSAHGKTYLNTLPILLGVLFAGVTSGSYDYFTLALSGLFGTSLAPITGVFGMFWGFVAGWLHLAVVNSIGVLHGGMNLYNNGFSAGIVAGFMLPIVRTVNSQAAKREMQFLKKRKEIMSIIEKRKVKDDE